A window of Fibrobacter sp. UBA4297 contains these coding sequences:
- a CDS encoding UDP-3-O-acyl-N-acetylglucosamine deacetylase, translated as MKKDSRKSPREWKFSSASLSYGKANVKIEVQEYNPQLEPRVEWRVGGRAFYSTDCAKCFTDLKFRVARTAIYELGEGAHALTLASPEHLAPVFLMWPSRRFVVDVACNEESEKGCVAEVPLMDGSALPFFSEFRRNVGAPEELAFYDVPVHAEWDLFRTDVTDAAQAQKPYGSVKITPCEAFEVEYILERNENGHVFKSAANVSIYSAEDLYNVFAARTFILKNEFDEARKAGLLGGVDESCGLLLDNSEAAKAPFRVADEPARHKILDLLGDLCFAKPALPKVRLEIINGGHLSHRTILEKVLPYAL; from the coding sequence ATGAAAAAAGATTCTCGTAAAAGCCCGCGTGAGTGGAAATTTAGTTCTGCGTCTTTGTCTTATGGCAAAGCGAACGTAAAAATTGAAGTCCAGGAGTACAATCCGCAACTGGAGCCTCGCGTCGAATGGCGCGTGGGAGGTCGTGCTTTTTACAGTACCGATTGCGCAAAGTGCTTCACGGATTTGAAGTTCCGCGTAGCCCGTACTGCAATTTACGAATTGGGCGAAGGCGCTCATGCGTTGACGCTTGCGTCCCCGGAACACCTTGCACCGGTATTCTTGATGTGGCCGTCTCGCCGCTTTGTGGTCGATGTCGCCTGCAACGAAGAAAGTGAAAAAGGGTGTGTTGCCGAAGTTCCGCTGATGGACGGCAGTGCGCTCCCGTTCTTTAGTGAATTTCGCAGAAATGTGGGTGCACCCGAAGAACTTGCATTTTACGATGTTCCCGTACATGCGGAATGGGACTTGTTCCGCACGGATGTCACTGATGCGGCTCAGGCGCAAAAACCTTACGGTTCCGTAAAAATTACGCCGTGCGAAGCTTTTGAAGTGGAATACATTTTGGAACGTAACGAAAACGGCCACGTCTTTAAGTCGGCGGCAAATGTTTCCATTTACTCGGCAGAAGACTTGTACAACGTCTTCGCTGCGAGAACTTTCATTTTGAAAAACGAATTTGACGAAGCCCGCAAGGCCGGTTTGCTTGGCGGGGTGGATGAATCCTGTGGGCTCCTGCTCGATAATTCTGAGGCGGCGAAAGCGCCCTTTAGAGTTGCCGACGAACCCGCTCGTCATAAAATCCTCGACCTGTTGGGAGACCTTTGCTTTGCAAAGCCTGCACTCCCGAAAGTTCGTCTGGAAATCATCAACGGTGGTCACTTGAGCCACAGAACAATCTTAGAAAAGGTGTTGCCCTATGCTTTATAA